A region of Thermodesulfovibrio thiophilus DSM 17215 DNA encodes the following proteins:
- a CDS encoding electron transfer flavoprotein subunit alpha — protein sequence MFIRVNIEKCTGCGTCIDVCPYAAIIIKDDKAFITDACTLCGACVESCPEGAILDERGKEVEKPKDFKGVWIFAEQSQGKIASVAYELLGIGRKLADELKSELCAVLFGESDEVEELIKWGADKVYYVNSSDYTYLDDDLYSKTLVKLVNEYKPEIILAGATATGRSFIPRVAARLRVGLTADCTSLEIDKETGNLLQIRPAFGGNIMATIICPNSRPQIATVRPRVMKPGEYNPSKNGEIIKIDSLKPSGKVKVLERIEDKSFCRVNLQDAKVIVSGGRGIGGPEDFKMLWELANLLGGTVGASRAAVDEGWIPYAHQIGQTGKTVCPKIYIACGISGAVQHLVGMQSSDIIVAINKDPNAPIFNVATYGIVGDAKEIIPLIIKKLKQGVSEC from the coding sequence ATGTTTATAAGAGTTAACATAGAAAAATGTACAGGCTGCGGGACATGTATTGATGTATGTCCTTATGCAGCAATTATAATCAAGGACGATAAAGCATTTATAACTGATGCATGTACACTCTGTGGTGCATGCGTGGAGTCATGTCCTGAAGGAGCAATTCTTGATGAAAGAGGCAAAGAAGTTGAGAAACCGAAAGATTTTAAGGGAGTATGGATATTTGCTGAACAGTCTCAGGGCAAAATAGCATCAGTAGCTTATGAACTTCTCGGTATTGGTAGAAAACTTGCCGATGAACTTAAATCTGAGCTTTGCGCTGTGTTGTTCGGTGAATCTGATGAAGTTGAAGAACTTATAAAATGGGGTGCAGATAAAGTTTACTATGTCAATTCATCAGATTATACCTATCTTGATGATGACCTTTACTCAAAAACTCTTGTCAAGCTTGTTAATGAGTATAAACCCGAGATAATTCTTGCAGGTGCAACAGCTACAGGTCGTTCATTTATTCCAAGAGTGGCTGCAAGATTGAGGGTTGGGTTAACAGCAGACTGCACAAGCCTGGAGATAGATAAAGAAACGGGGAATCTGCTTCAGATTCGTCCTGCTTTTGGTGGAAATATTATGGCAACAATTATCTGTCCAAACAGCCGACCACAAATTGCAACAGTAAGACCAAGAGTTATGAAACCTGGTGAGTATAATCCATCAAAAAATGGAGAAATAATAAAAATAGATTCATTAAAACCATCTGGCAAAGTTAAAGTCCTTGAAAGGATTGAAGATAAATCATTCTGTAGGGTGAATCTGCAGGATGCAAAAGTTATTGTATCAGGTGGCAGGGGTATTGGTGGTCCTGAGGATTTTAAAATGTTATGGGAACTTGCAAACCTGCTCGGAGGGACAGTCGGAGCATCCCGTGCTGCTGTTGATGAAGGATGGATTCCCTATGCTCATCAGATTGGGCAAACAGGAAAAACAGTCTGCCCCAAAATTTATATAGCCTGTGGAATTTCAGGTGCGGTTCAACATCTTGTGGGAATGCAGTCAAGCGACATTATTGTGGCAATAAATAAAGACCCGAATGCTCCAATATTCAATGTTGCCACATATGGAATTGTGGGAGATGCAAAAGAAATTATTCCACTTATAATAAAAAAGCTTAAACAGGGAGTTTCAGAATGTTAG
- the fabD gene encoding ACP S-malonyltransferase, whose translation MLAFVFPGQGSQYVGMGKDIIEHSRDLFEKASEILKFDLLKLCIEGPQSELDKTENTQPAILTVSYALLREVLATGIKPDYVAGHSLGEYTAALCAEVFSFEDALTITRKRGELMQNAQPEGKGAMAAVLGLDEDTIRTICKTIPTGYVDIANLNCPGQIVIAGHTEAVIKASELATQKGAKKVIPLKVSIPSHCLLMEDASKKFEEFLKNFKFNDSSIPVISNVDASAKKKASEIIDALIKQLYSPVRWQDCVKYMSSRGVDIFVEIGPGKVLSGLIRRIEPSVKILNVENINDAEKIREVLQ comes from the coding sequence ATGTTAGCTTTTGTTTTTCCAGGTCAGGGTTCTCAATATGTAGGAATGGGCAAAGATATCATAGAACATTCAAGGGATTTGTTTGAAAAAGCAAGTGAAATTCTTAAATTTGATCTTTTAAAGCTCTGCATAGAAGGTCCACAAAGCGAACTGGATAAAACAGAAAATACACAACCAGCCATACTTACAGTTTCATATGCTTTATTGAGAGAAGTGTTAGCTACTGGCATAAAACCAGATTATGTAGCTGGACACTCTCTTGGAGAATACACAGCAGCGCTATGTGCAGAAGTTTTTTCTTTTGAGGACGCTTTAACTATAACCAGAAAAAGAGGAGAACTAATGCAGAATGCTCAACCAGAAGGTAAAGGTGCTATGGCTGCAGTATTAGGGCTTGATGAAGATACCATAAGAACCATATGTAAAACCATACCTACAGGATATGTTGACATAGCAAACCTTAACTGTCCTGGACAGATTGTAATAGCAGGCCACACAGAGGCTGTCATCAAAGCTTCTGAACTGGCAACACAAAAAGGTGCTAAAAAGGTCATACCCCTTAAAGTCAGTATCCCTTCTCATTGTCTGTTAATGGAAGATGCCTCTAAAAAATTCGAAGAATTCTTAAAGAACTTTAAATTTAATGATTCCAGTATTCCTGTTATTAGCAATGTGGATGCTTCCGCAAAGAAAAAAGCTTCAGAAATTATAGATGCTTTGATCAAACAGCTTTACAGTCCTGTTAGATGGCAGGATTGTGTAAAATATATGAGCTCAAGAGGAGTTGATATTTTTGTGGAAATAGGCCCAGGAAAGGTTTTGTCAGGATTGATAAGAAGAATTGAACCATCAGTTAAAATTTTAAATGTGGAAAATATTAATGATGCAGAAAAAATCAGGGAGGTTTTACAATGA
- the ndk gene encoding nucleoside-diphosphate kinase has product MEKTLVIIKPDAVKKNLIGEIISRFEKNGLRISALKKIYMNKKQAKGFYIVHKDRPFYESLTDFMSEGPIVVMVLEGEDAISKVRKIMGATNPSQADVGTIRKDFGESIERNAVHGSDSAQSAAYEIPYFFSALEIL; this is encoded by the coding sequence ATTGAAAAGACTCTTGTTATCATAAAACCTGATGCTGTAAAGAAAAATTTGATTGGAGAAATAATATCAAGATTTGAAAAAAATGGATTAAGAATCTCAGCTTTAAAAAAAATCTATATGAACAAAAAACAGGCAAAAGGCTTTTATATTGTTCATAAAGACAGACCTTTTTATGAATCCCTTACAGATTTCATGTCTGAAGGACCGATTGTGGTAATGGTTTTGGAAGGTGAAGATGCAATTTCAAAAGTCAGAAAAATTATGGGAGCAACCAATCCATCTCAGGCAGATGTCGGAACAATCAGGAAAGACTTTGGAGAAAGCATTGAAAGAAATGCTGTTCATGGTTCTGACTCTGCTCAATCCGCAGCCTATGAAATTCCTTATTTCTTTTCTGCTTTAGAGATTCTTTAG
- a CDS encoding ExbD/TolR family protein has protein sequence MAGLTPRRRSSIADINVTPLVDVMLVLLIIFMITAPMLKQGIDVNLPKAKGKSLDETEKINIVITKQAKIFLNDKLINKDDLPALLSAHKESNATVLLRADQDVPYGLVAEVMGEIKASGIERIGMVTEPKESK, from the coding sequence ATGGCAGGATTAACACCTCGTAGAAGATCATCAATAGCAGATATAAATGTCACTCCGCTGGTTGATGTAATGTTGGTCTTGCTTATTATATTCATGATTACAGCTCCAATGCTTAAACAAGGGATTGATGTTAACCTTCCAAAAGCAAAGGGTAAAAGTCTTGACGAAACCGAAAAAATTAATATTGTAATCACAAAACAGGCGAAAATATTTTTAAATGATAAGCTTATAAATAAAGATGACTTGCCAGCTCTACTTTCCGCACATAAAGAAAGTAATGCAACTGTGCTTTTAAGAGCTGATCAGGATGTTCCATATGGTCTTGTGGCTGAAGTTATGGGAGAAATAAAAGCTTCAGGTATAGAAAGAATAGGAATGGTAACAGAACCTAAAGAATCTAAATGA
- a CDS encoding exo-beta-N-acetylmuramidase NamZ family protein, whose product MINSGIDVFEKNLPKKFHGLKAGLLIHPASVNKKIINTKEILLQSKKIKIAAFFGPQHGIWGNTQDNMVEWEGFVDSSTGLPVYSLYGRTRKPLPEMLKNIDIFIVDLQDIGARYYTFIWTMALCMEACEENGIPIIVLDRVNPIGGHITEGPVLKKEFSSFVGLHPLPVRHALTIGEIAHYFKDNFYPALDLTVLHLKGWNRNTWFDQTGLPWVMPSPNIPTLETATVYPGMCLLEGTILSEGRGTTRPFEISGAPFIKPEKLINRLNDFKLKGVYFRPLYFTPAFNKFSGQLCGGVQIHILDREKFKPFKTAVSILLSVKELYPEINLWRNPPYEYETEKLPFDILAGSDRLRKDIDEGKTIKEMEEWWSDELSEFEKIRKNYLIYER is encoded by the coding sequence ATGATTAACTCTGGAATAGATGTATTTGAAAAAAATCTTCCCAAAAAATTCCATGGATTAAAAGCAGGATTGCTCATTCATCCAGCCTCAGTAAATAAAAAAATTATTAATACTAAAGAAATCTTGCTTCAGAGTAAAAAAATTAAAATTGCAGCATTCTTTGGACCACAGCATGGTATCTGGGGCAACACGCAGGATAATATGGTTGAGTGGGAAGGATTTGTTGATTCTTCAACTGGGTTACCTGTGTACAGTCTTTATGGACGAACACGAAAGCCTTTACCCGAGATGCTAAAAAATATTGACATCTTCATCGTTGATTTACAGGATATCGGAGCACGTTATTATACATTTATATGGACAATGGCTCTTTGTATGGAAGCATGCGAAGAAAACGGAATTCCGATCATTGTTCTTGACAGAGTTAATCCCATAGGCGGACATATAACAGAAGGACCTGTGCTAAAAAAAGAGTTCTCCTCATTTGTTGGCCTTCATCCTTTACCAGTAAGGCATGCACTTACCATCGGAGAAATCGCACATTATTTTAAAGACAACTTCTATCCAGCGCTTGACCTGACAGTTCTTCATCTAAAAGGCTGGAATAGAAATACATGGTTTGACCAGACAGGACTTCCATGGGTTATGCCTTCTCCCAATATTCCAACTCTCGAAACAGCAACAGTTTATCCTGGTATGTGTCTTCTAGAGGGAACTATCCTGAGTGAAGGAAGGGGCACAACAAGACCTTTTGAAATATCCGGAGCACCCTTTATAAAGCCTGAAAAGCTTATTAACAGGCTGAATGATTTTAAGCTAAAAGGAGTCTATTTCAGACCTCTTTATTTTACACCTGCATTTAACAAGTTTTCAGGTCAGCTCTGTGGTGGCGTTCAGATTCATATTCTTGACAGAGAAAAGTTTAAACCATTTAAAACCGCAGTTTCCATTCTCTTATCAGTAAAAGAGCTATATCCAGAGATTAATCTGTGGCGCAATCCTCCCTATGAGTATGAAACAGAAAAATTGCCTTTTGATATTCTTGCAGGATCAGACAGACTCAGAAAGGACATTGATGAAGGGAAAACCATAAAAGAGATGGAAGAGTGGTGGAGTGATGAACTAAGTGAGTTTGAAAAAATAAGAAAAAACTACCTTATCTATGAACGTTAA
- a CDS encoding PD40 domain-containing protein, translating to MREKLKIYFLFFILLLCSFINTANAEDGKIYLDITQPGIKKLTLAIEGFDNLPLVWNTIKQNLEFTEYFRVYGPFPYKGEKFEPSLWKGSDVEIVVKAETVNKISMKLFTVTSDVPVFTKEYSLQNNEHTGNLIAADIYRILTGKEPPFLNRIAFVRKIKGSMGIFISNWNGKKIHDTGIRREIISKVILKGNSIFYSSIQGKFWHIELFDLSTKKNKEIIKSKKLLQIGDTVNNSQFVYIENDGELSEIKLSDISGNSKIISSSHWIDASPRWTGSHIFFVSNRSGSPQIYQMSQSGNGIRRVTYQGRYNTEPAISPDGSKLAFSSLTGGFQIFIIDTLSGAKVQLTKNGNNEQPSFCPDGHFLTIMSDKRGKKEIYLISSDGTIQKSLTDGYLPYCTR from the coding sequence ATGAGGGAAAAACTTAAAATATATTTCTTGTTTTTCATACTATTATTATGTAGCTTCATTAATACTGCAAATGCTGAAGATGGAAAAATTTATCTTGATATAACTCAACCAGGGATAAAAAAACTCACGTTAGCAATTGAAGGCTTTGATAATCTACCATTGGTATGGAATACAATAAAGCAAAACTTGGAATTTACCGAATACTTCAGAGTTTATGGTCCTTTCCCATATAAAGGTGAAAAATTTGAACCTTCTCTTTGGAAAGGCTCTGATGTTGAAATTGTTGTAAAAGCAGAAACTGTAAATAAAATTTCAATGAAACTTTTTACTGTAACCAGTGATGTTCCTGTATTTACAAAAGAATATTCTTTACAAAACAATGAACATACAGGCAATCTTATTGCTGCTGATATATACAGAATTCTCACAGGTAAAGAACCCCCTTTTCTAAATCGTATTGCTTTTGTCAGAAAGATAAAAGGATCAATGGGAATTTTCATAAGTAACTGGAATGGTAAAAAAATTCATGATACAGGGATCAGAAGAGAAATCATCTCAAAAGTTATTTTAAAAGGAAATAGCATTTTTTATTCATCAATTCAGGGAAAATTCTGGCATATAGAGTTATTTGATCTTTCAACCAAAAAAAATAAAGAAATAATAAAAAGTAAAAAACTGCTTCAAATTGGTGATACTGTAAATAACTCCCAGTTTGTTTATATTGAAAATGATGGAGAACTATCAGAAATTAAACTCTCTGATATATCCGGAAACAGCAAAATAATATCTTCTTCACACTGGATTGATGCTTCTCCAAGATGGACAGGCTCACATATTTTCTTCGTTTCTAACAGGTCTGGTTCTCCTCAAATTTATCAGATGAGTCAATCAGGAAATGGAATTAGAAGAGTAACATATCAGGGCAGGTATAACACAGAACCAGCCATAAGTCCTGATGGTAGTAAACTAGCTTTTTCAAGCCTTACAGGAGGATTTCAGATATTTATAATTGACACTTTATCTGGTGCTAAAGTGCAACTAACAAAAAATGGCAATAATGAACAACCATCATTCTGCCCGGATGGCCATTTTCTAACAATAATGTCAGACAAAAGAGGTAAAAAGGAAATATATCTTATCAGTTCTGATGGAACAATTCAAAAGTCTTTGACTGATGGATATCTTCCATACTGTACCAGATAA
- a CDS encoding sugar phosphate nucleotidyltransferase, producing MNVKGFILAAGFSTRLRPITQYIPKPLLPIAGETLLDLILQSLKDAGINDIGINLHYKAEEIENYIKEKKLPIKLFHEKDILNTGGALYNARDFLKDSIFIVHNSDIYWDGNIKDAITCHLDSKNTITLLIHDYPKDNKLFINENGNLICISDNCKLNHTLKQNDITSKKAFKKVAFCGVAIYNPQLLELIPEGASSVIDLWLKTLNNGLKVGTFQTRYSFWFDVGTPLNYASAVFHKLKRQSTSIYVHPSAQGCDLIDTQGNIVLERDVKILKPLKGKNLIFLPEVEFSSNVYITNAIIGKNFQIPVNSQHETEELTLSGSDRKYTRKNNKIFCQYSSLSEDFEKTVFLGKFLKEKNFPVPAIIDVDKNRKMIVFEDLGDLTLYSWLQCKRNPAKLKKFYKKVVENIAFLHWKIFDNSTIKLPEFDYSYFRWESNYFLEECVKAVFNIQPPNMQNDLHLIAEILSQAKKVILHRDLQSQNIMLKDDEIYFVDYQGARWGPPGYDIASLMWDPYVELNNEIRHEVINSYIEKNEIEPYGFIKELSLCRIQRHMQALGAYGFLSLKKGKRNFLKFIPTAMDLLVQDIEECYIELNELKKLVLELKNLSNNGFC from the coding sequence ATGAACGTTAAAGGCTTTATTCTTGCAGCAGGATTTTCAACAAGATTAAGACCAATAACTCAATACATTCCAAAACCTCTGTTACCGATTGCCGGAGAAACTCTGCTTGACTTGATTCTTCAAAGCCTTAAAGATGCAGGCATTAATGATATCGGTATCAATCTTCATTACAAAGCAGAAGAAATTGAAAATTACATAAAAGAAAAAAAACTACCTATAAAACTTTTTCATGAAAAAGATATCCTTAATACAGGTGGAGCTCTTTACAATGCAAGAGATTTTCTTAAAGACTCTATTTTTATAGTTCATAACAGCGACATTTACTGGGATGGAAATATAAAAGACGCAATTACCTGTCATCTTGACTCCAAAAATACTATAACACTGCTAATTCATGATTATCCTAAAGATAATAAACTGTTTATTAATGAAAATGGCAATCTTATATGTATTTCTGACAACTGCAAACTAAATCATACACTCAAGCAAAATGACATAACTTCTAAAAAAGCTTTTAAAAAAGTGGCTTTCTGCGGAGTTGCAATTTATAATCCTCAACTACTTGAACTTATTCCTGAAGGGGCTTCATCTGTTATAGATTTATGGTTAAAGACTTTAAATAACGGATTAAAAGTAGGAACTTTTCAGACCAGATACAGTTTCTGGTTTGATGTAGGAACTCCACTGAACTATGCCTCTGCAGTATTTCATAAACTTAAAAGACAATCAACCTCAATTTATGTGCATCCATCAGCACAGGGATGTGATTTAATAGATACACAGGGAAATATTGTTCTGGAACGAGACGTGAAGATTTTAAAACCATTAAAAGGAAAAAATTTGATATTTCTTCCTGAGGTTGAGTTTTCAAGTAATGTTTATATAACTAATGCTATAATAGGGAAAAATTTCCAGATACCAGTAAACAGTCAACATGAAACAGAAGAACTAACATTAAGTGGCTCAGATAGAAAATATACAAGAAAAAACAATAAAATTTTCTGTCAGTACAGCAGTCTTTCTGAAGATTTTGAGAAAACTGTTTTTTTAGGAAAATTTTTAAAAGAAAAAAATTTTCCAGTACCTGCAATCATTGATGTTGATAAAAACAGGAAAATGATTGTTTTTGAAGATCTTGGAGATTTAACACTTTACAGCTGGTTACAATGTAAAAGAAATCCTGCAAAATTAAAAAAATTTTACAAAAAAGTTGTTGAAAATATCGCATTTCTTCACTGGAAAATATTTGATAATAGTACTATTAAGCTTCCAGAGTTTGATTATTCATATTTCAGATGGGAGAGCAACTATTTTTTAGAGGAATGCGTAAAAGCTGTCTTCAATATACAGCCTCCAAATATGCAAAATGATCTTCACCTCATTGCTGAAATACTTTCTCAGGCTAAAAAGGTTATTTTGCATAGAGATTTACAGAGTCAGAATATAATGCTTAAAGACGATGAAATTTACTTTGTTGACTATCAGGGTGCAAGATGGGGACCTCCGGGATATGATATAGCTTCACTAATGTGGGACCCATATGTTGAGCTGAACAATGAAATAAGGCATGAAGTTATCAACTCTTACATTGAAAAGAATGAAATTGAACCATATGGATTTATTAAAGAGCTTTCCCTTTGCAGAATTCAAAGGCATATGCAGGCACTTGGAGCTTATGGCTTTCTTTCCTTAAAAAAAGGCAAAAGAAATTTTTTAAAATTCATTCCTACTGCTATGGACTTGCTCGTGCAGGATATTGAAGAATGCTACATTGAACTAAATGAATTAAAAAAACTTGTCCTTGAGCTCAAGAACCTTTCCAACAATGGCTTTTGCTGA
- the mdh gene encoding malate dehydrogenase encodes MRKKVAIIGAGNVGATTALFVVNSGLADVVLYDIVEGMPQGKALDILQNTAVTGVKSDISGTNSLDDLAGSDIVVITAGLARKPGMRRKDLLMSNTEIVGGIVKQIADICPQAIYIVVTNPMDVMAYVTLAVSGVNRQRVLGMGGILDSSRFKTFISMELKVSPRDIETLVLGGHGLYMVPLIRYTTVKGIPISKWLSKEKIEALVQRTREGGAEIVSLLKTGSAYYAPAQSTFEMVKSIILDEKRVLPCSVYLDGEYGTNDVFNGVPVVLGKQGLEKIVELELTEEEMQAFKNSTEEVKEMIKILKEEGKI; translated from the coding sequence ATGAGAAAAAAAGTTGCTATTATTGGTGCTGGAAATGTTGGAGCAACTACAGCGCTTTTTGTTGTAAATAGCGGACTTGCAGATGTTGTCCTCTATGACATAGTTGAAGGAATGCCTCAGGGCAAAGCTCTTGATATCTTACAGAATACTGCTGTTACTGGTGTAAAATCTGATATTTCAGGTACAAATAGTCTTGATGATCTGGCTGGTTCTGACATTGTGGTAATTACTGCAGGACTTGCGAGAAAACCGGGAATGAGAAGAAAAGATCTTCTTATGTCCAATACAGAAATAGTCGGTGGAATTGTTAAACAAATTGCAGATATCTGTCCTCAGGCAATCTATATTGTTGTAACCAATCCTATGGATGTTATGGCTTATGTAACCCTTGCAGTATCAGGTGTTAATAGACAGAGAGTGCTCGGAATGGGTGGAATTCTTGATTCTTCAAGATTTAAAACTTTCATTTCTATGGAATTAAAAGTTTCTCCAAGAGACATAGAAACTCTAGTTCTCGGTGGGCACGGATTATATATGGTACCGCTTATTAGATATACAACAGTCAAAGGTATCCCTATTTCAAAATGGCTTTCTAAAGAAAAAATTGAAGCTCTGGTTCAAAGAACACGTGAGGGTGGAGCAGAGATTGTATCTCTTCTTAAAACAGGCTCTGCTTATTATGCTCCTGCGCAATCAACCTTTGAGATGGTTAAATCAATTATTCTTGATGAAAAAAGAGTTCTGCCATGCTCTGTTTATCTTGATGGTGAATACGGAACAAATGATGTATTTAATGGCGTTCCTGTTGTACTTGGAAAACAGGGGCTTGAAAAAATAGTTGAGTTAGAACTCACTGAAGAAGAAATGCAGGCATTTAAAAATTCAACAGAAGAAGTAAAAGAGATGATAAAAATTCTTAAGGAGGAAGGGAAAATATGA
- a CDS encoding energy transducer TonB, with protein MTDKLYPSIFLSAFFHSLFILVLIVGIKNSVHDFKNLTYVTLIEETGNQSAMSSAPEKTTSKEIPQTIPETKTAKQTKQTSPKNEITEKPIKQTPRTTTEDEELLKERLAALKAKKRVMERAKVGSIESSQKNNKGEGIPQNYLSIISGLIRQNWVIPDTVSKSLEAVVSVKIFPNGQIVIEKFEKKSGNAIFDASVIRAIKNSSPLPPPKSEVIVGLRFKP; from the coding sequence ATGACAGATAAGCTTTATCCATCCATTTTTTTATCAGCTTTTTTCCATAGTTTATTTATTTTAGTCCTGATAGTAGGAATTAAAAATTCTGTTCATGATTTTAAAAATCTAACATATGTAACATTAATTGAGGAAACAGGAAATCAATCTGCAATGAGTTCAGCACCTGAAAAAACAACTTCGAAAGAAATACCACAAACAATTCCTGAAACCAAAACAGCAAAACAAACAAAGCAGACAAGCCCTAAAAATGAAATCACTGAAAAGCCAATCAAACAAACACCAAGAACCACCACTGAAGATGAAGAACTACTTAAGGAACGTCTTGCCGCACTTAAAGCAAAAAAGAGAGTAATGGAAAGAGCAAAAGTTGGTTCAATTGAATCATCGCAGAAAAATAATAAAGGAGAAGGTATCCCACAGAATTATTTATCAATAATTTCTGGTTTAATAAGGCAAAATTGGGTTATACCTGATACTGTCTCTAAAAGTCTAGAAGCAGTTGTCTCAGTAAAAATTTTTCCAAATGGACAAATAGTTATTGAAAAATTTGAAAAAAAATCTGGAAATGCAATTTTTGACGCATCGGTCATCAGAGCAATTAAAAATTCTTCTCCCCTGCCGCCGCCTAAATCTGAGGTGATTGTTGGCTTGAGGTTTAAACCATGA
- the tolQ gene encoding protein TolQ — protein sequence MELTVIDLIKQTGFMARLVLLILFFFSVFSWAIIFYKWKAFKNMKKENEKFFEAFIESNGAKELFSLAKRFELSPLASIYRGVFSEVYGKNSSNLDAIVKKFSSNEISRVEGYLGFLATTGSTTPFIGLFGTVWGIMDAFRNIGVKGSASIATVAPGIAEALITTAAGLFAAIPAVIAYNHFTSRANKIIEEVEDFSETLIKYTWQD from the coding sequence ATGGAACTTACGGTTATTGACCTTATAAAGCAGACTGGCTTTATGGCCAGGCTTGTTCTTCTTATATTATTCTTCTTTTCAGTGTTTTCCTGGGCTATCATATTTTACAAATGGAAAGCATTTAAAAATATGAAAAAAGAAAATGAAAAATTCTTCGAGGCTTTTATTGAATCAAACGGAGCAAAAGAACTGTTTTCTCTGGCTAAAAGATTTGAACTTAGTCCTCTTGCATCTATTTACAGAGGGGTTTTCTCTGAAGTATATGGAAAAAATTCTTCTAATCTTGATGCAATAGTAAAAAAATTCTCGTCTAATGAGATAAGTAGAGTTGAGGGTTATCTCGGGTTTCTTGCTACAACCGGCTCCACCACTCCTTTTATTGGCTTGTTTGGAACTGTATGGGGTATAATGGATGCTTTTAGAAACATCGGAGTTAAGGGCTCTGCATCAATAGCAACCGTAGCACCTGGAATTGCTGAAGCATTAATCACAACTGCTGCAGGTCTTTTTGCAGCAATACCAGCGGTAATTGCTTATAACCATTTTACATCACGGGCAAATAAGATAATCGAAGAAGTAGAAGACTTTTCAGAAACCTTAATAAAATACACATGGCAGGATTAA
- a CDS encoding NUDIX hydrolase, producing MEEFLEIVDKDGRIISVAPRSAIHGNPSMLHKVVHVLVFNSKGELLLQKRASNKDVAPDKWDTSVGGHVMPGEDILTAAKREMLEELGVETDNLRFLYSYIHSNDYESELVYTYWTIHEGPFNFNKNEIDEVVFWNVQDIYNYINLNLEFFSDNFKQEFFRYFYISVNVPFWFNNFIDKTGGSL from the coding sequence ATGGAAGAATTTCTTGAAATTGTTGATAAAGATGGTCGTATTATATCAGTAGCTCCAAGAAGTGCTATTCACGGTAATCCTTCAATGCTTCATAAAGTGGTGCATGTTTTAGTCTTCAACTCAAAGGGAGAATTGCTTTTGCAAAAAAGAGCTTCAAATAAAGATGTAGCACCAGATAAATGGGATACATCTGTTGGTGGTCATGTGATGCCAGGGGAGGATATTTTAACTGCTGCTAAAAGAGAAATGCTCGAAGAATTAGGAGTAGAAACAGATAACCTGAGGTTTCTGTATAGTTATATCCATTCAAATGATTATGAGAGTGAGCTTGTTTATACTTACTGGACAATTCATGAGGGACCTTTTAATTTCAATAAAAATGAAATTGATGAAGTTGTTTTCTGGAATGTTCAGGATATATATAACTATATCAATTTAAATTTAGAATTTTTCAGTGATAATTTTAAACAGGAATTTTTTAGATATTTTTATATTTCCGTAAATGTGCCATTCTGGTTTAACAATTTTATAGATAAAACAGGCGGGTCTCTTTAA